In one window of Pseudomonas putida DNA:
- a CDS encoding YbdD/YjiX family protein codes for MFNDLGRLGKYLGQAARLMVGMPDYDTYVEHMQNKHPDKPVMSYEDFFKERQEARYGGKAGPKCC; via the coding sequence ATGTTCAACGACCTGGGTCGGCTGGGTAAGTATCTGGGGCAGGCTGCCCGACTGATGGTTGGTATGCCCGACTACGACACCTATGTCGAGCACATGCAGAACAAGCATCCGGACAAGCCGGTGATGAGCTACGAGGACTTCTTCAAGGAGCGCCAGGAAGCTCGTTATGGCGGCAAAGCCGGCCCCAAGTGCTGTTGA